In the Gossypium arboreum isolate Shixiya-1 chromosome 10, ASM2569848v2, whole genome shotgun sequence genome, one interval contains:
- the LOC108456765 gene encoding uncharacterized protein LOC108456765, with translation MMALENKETMQNCEATLKCLQTKGFPYNLQCTGNSIEGRPELKDEICTHPGGDVVERVCSLNGQFMEYHKPTLRHESGSWSTFYPDTHKLQPYPPNAFGGQFYHFPMDNRFHYAPFNMVTHGYPYEFQFQDFQYFVVIDFEATCDKERNPHPQEIIEFPSVIVSSVTGQLEACFQTYVRPTCNQLLSDFCKDLTGIQQIQVDRGVTLSEALLRHDKWLEKKGIKNTNFAVVTWSNWDCRVMLESECQFKKIRKPPYFNRWINLKVPFREVFGGVRCNLKEAVEMAGLVWQGRAHCGLDDAKNTARLLALLMRQGFKFAITNSLMWQASDGPVTWNPIPENTGFSLHHPHKLKDQQMPLFQYHPYCFCGVKSSKGMVRKPGPKQGSVFFGCGNWTVTRGARCHYFEWASP, from the exons ATGATGGCCCTTGAAAATAAAG AAACTATGCAGAACTGCGAGGCAACCTTAAAATGCCTCCAGACGAAGGGGTTCCCGTACAACCTGCAATGTACTGGGAACTCAATTGAAGGCCGTCCAGAGCTTAAAGATGAAATTTGTACTCACCCAGGTGGGGATGTTGTAGAACGTGTTTGCTCTTTAAATGGGCAGTTTATGGAATACCACAAACCTACCCTTCGGCATGAGTCTGGCTCTTGGTCGACCTTCTATCCTGACACCCACAAGTTGCAGCCATACCCACCAAATGCTTTTGGGGGGCAGTTTTACCACTTTCCCATGGATAACCGATTTCATTATGCCCCATTCAATATGGTCACACATGGATACCCGTATGAATTCCAGTTCCAAGACTTTCAGTACTTTGTGGTAATTGACTTTGAGGCTACCTGTGACAAGGAGAGAAATCCTCATCCACAAGAGATAATTGAGTTCCCGTCTGTCATTGTGAGTAGTGTTACTGGCCAGCTGGAAGCATGTTTTCAGACATATGTACGGCCAACTTGCAATCAGCTCCTGAGTGATTTCTGCAAAGATTTGACTGGCATCCAGCAAATTCAG GTAGATAGAGGTGTTACTCTGAGTGAGGCTCTCCTTAGGCATGATAAATGGCTTGAGAAGAAAGGCATAAAGAACACAAATTTTGCTGTGGTGACATGGTCAAACTGGGATTGTCGAGTAATGCTGGAATCTGAGTGCCAGTTTAAGAAGATCCGGAAGCCTCCTTATTTTAACCG GTGGATAAACTTAAAAGTTCCGTTCCGTGAGGTTTTCGGTGGTGTGAGGTGCAATCTGAAGGAGGCAGTCGAGATGGCAGGCCTGGTATGGCAGGGGCGTGCACATTGTGGTCTTGATGATGCCAAAAACACAGCTCGCTTGCTTGCCCTCTTGATGCGCCAGGGTTTTAAGTTTGCTATCACAAACTCACTGATGTGGCAGGCTAGCGATGGTCCAGTGACATGGAATCCGATCCCTGAGAACACGGGTTTCTCTCTGCATCACCCCCACAAGCTAAAAGATCAACAAATGCCCCTATTCCAGTACCACCCTTATTGTTTCTGTGGCGTTAA